Genomic DNA from Telopea speciosissima isolate NSW1024214 ecotype Mountain lineage chromosome 2, Tspe_v1, whole genome shotgun sequence:
TTCCTGTTGAGTGTAATCGAGCATTATCAGAACAAAATACTTTAATAGAAGCATCAAATTGGGTCTTTATTTCgtaaaaatcttaaaaaacaGGGGAAAACTCTGAATGATCTTTTAACAAATATACCCAAGTTAAATGGGAATTATAGTCgacaaaagtaacaaagtaagaaaacaCAGATGTCCGGATGAACTAAGGAAAATAAAGACACTACGAGCTGGAAAGGATGATTGATGATGCATCTTGAgttcacaagcttcacactctaGGCAAGGCAAAGATTTGCAACTGGGTACCATATGCTGAATCTTGGGTAGAGATAGATGTCCTAATTGAAAATGCAattggaaagaagaaagaacaccagtagtagtagcagcagaAGTAAAGGGACCAATGTCATTCAAATAGTAGAGTTTAGTCTGCTCAAGCATGCTACCAATTGTCCTCCTTGTttgaaggtcctgaaaaacacaataggaAGTAAAGAAGGCGATAGTGCAGTTaagagatttagtcaattgactaacaGATAACAGACTTAATTGTAGCTGAGGTACATGAAGAACAGATGACGAGGTCATGGGTGTAGTAGGGGAAACCTTACCATGACCAGTCACCTAGGTAAAGGATCCATTAGCAAGAATTACCGATGAAGAGTTATTAACTTTTGACAATGAAGAAAAAAGtttgacttaccagtcatgagTAGATGCgccagaatcaatgatccataGAGTGGAAGGAGTGGGTGTAAAGAAAGTAGATGTACCTGTGTGAGCCAAAGTGGCTGTGGACAAAAAGGCGTCGGTGGATGGTTGAAGGTTCTGGAGAAGTTTTGATAAGTGGTTGTAGTCATCTCTAGACACAAACCCTGATGAAGAAACTCCAGATGAAGATGCAATATTTGTCATGACCTAATCCTTTTAAGGTTAAGATCCCAAGACTTTGATCTTCCCGACACATTCCGTAAAGCccggagatttttttttccaacttaaTAATGCAGTACTATTCTAAAATCTCCACAAATATAAAATAATCTCATCAGTCAAATAACATAAACCTCAATAAATATAAGTTCACATCCACACGGTCTGACTGTCTGGTGAGTGGTGACATTTAAAACTTGAACCAAAATAATTTATTACATCTGTCCAATCCTAAATCATAAACTACtgacaaataataaaataaatctcCCATGAAACATAATTACCGCTCATCAATAGCTCCCTCCGAGCAACGCAAATCTCCACTACTGATCTGTGAGGAAAAATAATGGAATGGGCTGCAAAGCCCAATAAGATAGAACAGACATAACAACACTATAAAAGGAAGTATACACATCATCCTGTAAATCATGCAGTAACAATAATCTCATTAAAAtgagttccaacttccaacctTTCCAATCAATGCAATACTTATTAAGGCATCAAGTACATATAATGCACAAGTATGACTGACTGCCAAAGCACAAATATATGAGTGAGGTCATCACAACGACCGGCCAGCCATCACCGCGTGCCAAGCagggcaaaaaaaaatcctaccaCCCTAGGTGGTGCATCACACATGGCTATCGGGGCATCTCGCTGGCTAGGCGAGGTCAATACTACCATCCCAGATGGCGTATCCTGTTGATCAGACGAGGCATCTTGCGGCTAGCGAGGCAATACATCACATCTCACTATAGCACCCTGCACACAGTGctcaacacataaccccctgttcGATAGGGTTGCAGTAAAGTCCAATACCATGCAAAACAATCCCACAttccaacatagtacatcattCATATAACTCACATGCTTAAATATGAATTGAAATGGAAAATCATCACAATGCAATAATGATATAAATAATACTGAAACATGTGAATTTACACAGGCACACACAAGTGTAGTCATGCCAAGTTCTACTTACGAAAAACACATGAAAACAGTCGAACGTATATAGATGTAATTATGTCATGTTATACTGACCTTGACGAcggagggtgggccttggtgcaacggtaaaggttgctccattgtgacaatataggttcaagtctggaaacaacctctttgcgaaaacaggggtaaggctgcgtacattatgaccctccccagaccccgcagtggcgggagcctcgtgcactgggtacgcccttatACTTACCTTTACGATGCTTAGATCAAATATCCCGTCGACGATCCAAACACTCTAGTATCTAAACACACATGTAATGATCCTTAGCAATCTTAATTTaataagataaaataatgaTCAACTTTTTTCCCCAAATTCCTATTCTGGGTCATTATGTATGTTTCTCCCTGTTAAGGTTCACCAGTAGCAGTCTGGAAAAACTACTATTTCCCCATTCTCAAATTTTATGGGTTATTAACTAACCCACTGGTTATGATCTCCTCCAAAAACCGGATTCTAATTATGCATGGGCAGTTTCAAGTAGGACTTGCATCTGCTCAATTATGCCTTTCCGGGTGACAGCGGATTCAAGGGCGGTTGCATCCGCCCTTGCATCCGTCCGAGCTAAAACCCAAGATTTGAAGGGTTTGACCTCCCCAATCCAGTCCACTTGGATTTTCAAGCCACAAGGGTGAGGGGAGGGTTTCCTAGGATCCACTAGGGCCTGATTACCATATTCAATTCATTGGTTTTAGAGGACTCGAGGAATTGAATCCCCAAAGGTCAAATTCTAGGCTTTTGAATAATGAAACCCTAGATCAGCAACAAGGGTTGCAAGGAAGGGTCTTAGGGTTGTATTTAGAGGGTAAGGCATCATTAATGAGGTCCAACGTATAACAAAGATCataccttgggttccaagtggaaccccaGGTCAAGCTTCCAGTTTAAATGATTCCCAAACTCAAAACCAAATAGGGGAAGAGGGGTTTaagggcatcaagggtagaccttagCACCACAATAGGTCACCTAATTAGTATATTTAGAGGGCACTTTAGGTTGTAGATAACCCCCATTAAACCTTAAAAAGTCTACTCAAATGACCATGAAGTAGATGAGGTCACCGGGGTATAACTCAAATTCCAACAATGTTGTCAAAACAAATAGCAAGGTTTGGGCCCACTTTAGAGGGCCTTCCTTGCCGATTGGGTTAAAGGTTTCTTCATAAGAAAAgtagccctttaagtctagtttacaacgcaACTTGAATCACGTCGATACGATAGGTATAGAAAAAGTTATGGCTAAAACAGTGAGCAGGGGTCAAGTGCTTAACAATTCCGGGAATGTGTGGATGCAAGGGCAGTTTCACACAGGATTTGCATCTGGCCGTGCATTTGCTTGCACCCAGAACACGATTTTCTTCCCCAAAACTCAACCAAATTGATCcccaaggccattaatggctccaaGGCCTTGTGGGGATGGTTTCTAaagttcattagggtcctatTAACCCTAATGGAACAATGAATCGAGCCATCTATGGTCCATAGCCGATTACCCATCCCAAACTTGCGTTTTTCccccaaaaccaaaaccctagtACTAAAATAGGGaaacagagagggagagatggaaagagtgCTTACCAATGGAGGGATTAGGAGCCAAGGCTAGGTGAACCCCCTtgatctctttccttctcttcctttggcTTGGACTtcaagaggagaggaagagggtaGCGCACAAAGATGTGGACAGCAAGGGCTCCCtttcttccctccccccttctcttctttttcatctcttttcttcttttctcttctttcccttctccaCGAAATGAGAAAGAGCTAAAGAGCTCAACcccttttataattaaaaaagatttaagggcctgtttggttgGGTCCCTTTAGGCTTAAAACTCTTTAAAGGCTAGGGTGGGCTATAGGGGCCCACCTACTTGACCCCACATGGTTTGTAAAGATAgggatggggtccaccatgccCGGGAACACCAATGCAACGTCCGAGACACGGGgcaagtgggtcccacacaaaaCCTACTCCAAAAGAGGTTTCACAGCACTGGTGGATGCAAGGCTGGGTGCAACAGCAGTCTTGCGACCACCCTTTCATCCTCCTGTGGAATAATGGCTTTTCACTCCATGTTTGGCTCTGGGCTTTGGcccgcacttcaaggacttTAAGGGGGGTATGTATACATACCATCAAAGCTTTAGAATCTCTCATGGcttccttcctttggaaaggggcTGAAACCACTAGATTCCTTCACCCCACCAGCTGGGCTTCTGTTTGCCTCTCtaaggaagagggggggggcCTTGGTTCTCCGCCGTATAAAAGATGTGAATTCTGTGGACTTCATTAAGCTGATTTGGAAGATAGCCTCTAAAGAAAACagcatttgggttgactggatCTACTCTGGAGTTCTTCGGTTTGATTCTATTTGGACAGTCTCTTCCTCAtcagatgcttcttgggtctggcgcaaaaTGCTTTCTCTCAGGACGACGGCTCTCAAAGCAATTCATTCCAAGATTGGAGATGGTTCCTCTACTGCTCCTCTATTGCTCTTTGGTTGGATCATTGGCACCCTAAGGGTATTCTCATTCACTCGATCAGCAACAGAGTTATTTGTGGCCTAAGTAGGTAGTCTAGGGTTGCTGATATTTTATCCAATGGCGACTGGAGCCCTCCCACCACCATCCACCCAGGTCTTATTGAAGTCTGGGATGCTTTGTGCTCTATCCCTAGAAGACCTTCAGGGAGGTGTGATTGTGTTTCTTGGACTCCTTCCTCAGGTGTGTTTAAATCAAAAGATGCTTGGAACCTGGTTTGGATTAGAAGTGATCTAGCTCCTTGGAGaaagcttgtttggttcaaaggccacattcccCGGCATAGCTTCACTGTGTGGCGCGTCTTCACCAACTGCCTCCCAATGCAGTCCTTCCTTCGCCACTGTCAGATCCCAGTTTCCCCTTCGTGTAGTCTTTGCTGGAACACCTCGGAAGATGCAACCCACCTCTTTTTTGATTGCTGCTTTCCTCGGCTATTTGGAAGGGAATCCTAGGCAAATGCTGGCCTCGTTGTCGaagaatccttcccttctctaggGAATGGTtgtggattgatatgactttctcGGGCTCTTCGTTATGCGACACAGTTGGTAAACTAGCATTTTGTACTACCATCAACtagatttggatggagcgtatattaggaaatggacttccaactccagGACTATTGaccagatttgggactccatctccTTCGACATCAAGGGAAAGCTCGTAAATGTAACTTCCCTTTGTATTGGAATGGAAcaagcatattgttgtctcctgggatCTCCCCCTCTCCTCCCTCAAGCCGACGTCCTCCTCTGATTGAGGCTGTGTTAGCTTGTCTTTtgtttctctcccccccccttttggggtctctgttgtttctttctctttggtaatgaaattttatattcacccaaaacaaaaaaaaacatctagATTTAAAAGCTCACCCTTGGCTGGTGTCATTGACTATCAAGGCGAAATTCCATCATTTGATCAAGCTTTCCCATTGACTGCCACggtccaaggtcacaggtgttgaccgttgGCAGCGTCGCCACACCTACCAATGAAAATTCAATTTAGCTCGGaaaattagggtgtattttgggtgtgggtataacaatgttgccctaagggtattattgtaactTGTGCTTCATTATGATTATTATAAATGGAGAGGACCTATGTCTCATTAACAGaagttcaattccccaaaaATATTCCATCACTTCCCAATCCTAGTTACAATCGAAGTCTAACTGGGAAGTCCAAAGAATAGAGCAAAAACCCCTAACACATGCTACCACCACACATATGTACCCCCACGATACATAGGGGGTACATTGTACATCTAAAATCCACTTTTGTCCCTTTTGCTTTTCTATCTTGTagttgttattttcttttcttttcttttcttacaaTCTTACCTCCCCCGTTTTCATCATTGCACTTTAAATCCATTTCCAACCCTAGTTCCTTGTAACAGATCAGCAACATATGTTTACAATCTTAGTCAGTCAACTATCAGCTTTTAGCTTCTTTTCTAAGCTAAATTCAACCATTAGGCCTTGCACATCTTGCTGTTGCTAGCCTGGGATAGCTCCTTACTGTCACTTTTTCCATTCAAATCTTTACTATTCTCTATCAGATTAAAGGCTTAATCAGATAACCATAAATTCTTTCACTGCTTTATTCTCAGAGTATTCTTTCCATCcaacatacaacaacaacaaactcagccttatcccaactgaatggggtcggctacatggatccttgcaaaacagagtttaaaaaaataaaataaaataataagaaagaaaagaaagtaagaggaaagaggcacagcccaagAAGCCAGGAAAATCTCAACTAGATCGGGtcagcaacatggatccttgccctccaatatgctctatccgaggtcatacttggtacaagacccagactactcatgtcattcctcacaacttctcctatggtcattttaggcctgcccctagctcttctagctccttcaatcaggatcagatcactcctccgtatTGAGGCCTCCTCAGGCCGCCATTGaatatggccataccacctcaaacgacattctcGATTTTGCCATAGCTAGTGGATTTGGTTGTCTTACTTTGGCACCTGGTTGAAGGAGAATTTTGACATAGCTAGTGAATTTTTGTTTTCCTGATTTTCTACTTCCAATATTGACTGAAACAAGGGTCCTTCTGTTATCAAGTCATCTTTTTGAGCCATCCTTCTGGATGTCTGTGGTACTATTCTGAGAGGAACTGAATCTCCTTGAGAAAAGGAAGCAACTTTTCCTGATAGTTGATGTGTATAGGAACTTGTATTTGCTTCTCTTGTggattatattattattatcattatcatgAGCAGCAGCAGTTGTAGTCTATCGTAGTCTATCGCCATCACCAGTATCATGGAGTTTATAGTagcactgtcataatcattGTTGTCGCCATTATTGCCATTGACTCATTGCCATGACGTGGCTTCTGACAGTTAGGACAACTTCCTGCAATTTGAATGACAGAAATTGTTGATGCCATGTGAGAAGCACTTCTATTAACTGTGCTTTTTGGGAATACCAAGTGCCTATGTTATTCTTAAAACATAAGAGAAGCTTTGGAAATCAAATGCCATAGACATTCATAACCACATAAAGATCCACCCCGAAATATTGtacttcaactcttcaagcaaaTAACTCTTCGAATTCCTGTAATGTAGATGGTTAGGATCACTGCTATTCATGATGATGCATATAAGCTTTAGCCAGAGATTTGAATGCTctttggtttgatacattcaCCAAAGGATGATATTATTATGTTGGTGGACGATATTGTTCATCAGCAGTTATGGACATTTAATTCTATGGACCTACAACTGGAAGGCATTAACATTTTTTAGAAGCCTCTCTCCCAGAAAACTATGTTTGGCCTTGTGGCAAATGGGTTTTAGATGATGTAAAAGTGTGTTTGTTTTCCCTTGATGAATAAAGgagttctcttttttctttctttgttcgtCTCTTGTTTCTGTTTATTTACATTGGTGCATTGTTTTTGTTGGTCctatgctgctgctgctagttGTTGAATTCGTAATTTGTCTTTGTGTTAAAACAGGAAGTTCAGAAGGCACTGTTGAAGCTAAGCGTCCAGCTAGTGATCCTATGCTAAAGGAAGCTGATCTATCACTCTCTTTAGTCACAATTACAGCGCCAGAGTCAAACAGAGAAAATGGTCTGATTTGGGCATCTTCTCCTGATCGTCTTGAGCCACCTCCAAAACCATTCCACCACTCAAATAGCTCAGACTCTCCCTGTGGATCAGAATCTGGCTCTGACATCTTTGGGAAGCGAGAAGTGATTCACAAATTGTGCCAGCAGTTGAAGAGAAGGGATGAGATGATCTTGGAGATGCAGGATCAAATCACAGCATTCCAGAATTCGCTCAATGTTCAGCTGACGCATTCTGCTAATTTGCAGTCACAGATTGATGCTGCAAACCAGGACCTATTTGATTCTGAGAGAGAAATCCAGAGACTGAGGACAGTCATTGCAGATTACTGTGTAGGGGAAGTAGGGCCCACCAAGAAGCCCACAGTAACGGGGGATTGGTCGGCAGAAGGAAGAAATGTTCATAGTAATGGGTATGCTGATGGGGAGAGGATTGAGATGCTGAAGAGGGAAGTGGGAGAGTTGAAGGAAGTGATTGAAGGAAAGGAGTACCTGTTGCAGAGCTACAAGGAACACAAGGCAGAGCTATCTGCTAAGGTCAAGGAACTGCAGGAGAGATTGGCCTCTCAGGTACCTAGTATTTTGTAGGGAACTCAGTTTTTGTGtatgttttggtttttcttttgtttttccaaaAATGTGGGAAAGCTGGGCTTCCATAATTTCCTTGAATTCAGTTCAAATGTTTCATTCTGTATAATTATGTGTGTCCGCGAGAATGAgcaaagaaatagagaagttgGTTTACCACAGTTCCACTTAAAAAGGGAGAGGATTGAGATGCTGAAGAGGGAAGTGGGAGAGTTGAAGGAAGTGATTGAAGGAAAGAAGTACCTGTTGCAGAGCTACAAGGAACACAAGGCAGAGCTATCCGTTAAGGTCAAGGAACTGCAGGAGAGATTGGCCTCTCAGGTACCTAGTATTTTGTAGGGAACTCAGTTTTTGTGtatgttttggtttttcttttggtttttccaaaaatGTGGGGAAGCTGGGCTTCCATAATTTCCTTGAATTCAGTTCAAATGTTTCATTCTGTATAATTATGTGTGTCCGCGAGAATGAGGCAATGAccaaagaaatagagaagttgGTTCACCACAGTTCCACTTAAAAAGGGAGTTTTTATGGAACGATGTCCTGCCTCTGGCTGATTGATAGAGTGATAATGTGCTTCTCAGTGAATTTCAAAATTAACACGGAGCCATACCCGTGGTTGACTCAGAATGCTTTAAGCAGTTGTAATTAGGGTTGCAAGTTTGACCTGGCCACCCCAAGTCCGCGCCCAAGCCCAACAAGGCCTGAGTTGGGCTTTTTCAGCCTACAAGCTCAGCTGGGTCTGGGCTGAGTTCTGGGGATCTAGGCTGGGCAGGACTGGGGTTTTATAAAAATTCGGCCTAGCCCAGACCAGTTGCAGACCCTCTAGTTGTAAATTTTAATGTTTATgcttagagatgtaaacggatcgaattcggtcggatagaggcattatcatattcgtatccgtttatattcgaacggattcggataatatcctatcggtttttcgacggatttggatagttttTGGATAGTGACTTTTTAAAAActgattctcctaaatggatatgaacgcggatcgaatacgaattttcgactatccgttgacatctttaccgtttttatgatgagggctagggttgagacttgagagtttaATAACTACCCTTTTTTCTACCCTTCTTAGTTTTTGATTTTTCTCACATAGATATATGAtttcatgtatcacattgcataaaataatatatataaaccaatagaaaatatagaaaaagaatcacattatcttaacttataaaattataaaaataagattaaaaaatccaataaggtaacttaaaaagaTAAACGGACACAAAGATatgtttcagatattttattaccgtcgggattgctaaacgaatcggataataatcggtcggatagggggattatcatatttgtatccaattagtttcggacgaattcagattctcctaaacggatacgaatgcggatcgaatacggattttcgaatatccatttGCATCTCTATTTATGCTcggccaaaaaaataaaaggaaatttacacataccacccctgagctttgacgaaaggatattttcaccccccagttttgaaaaattctgcgtgcccccctgaggtttgcaaacggtaacaaataagcctattccgtcagttcatgactaatattattaaatattagacttgaattgatggaattgcccttctaagaagaacccccccaaaaaaaaggtgaattgataaaattacccttacaaagggcaaaaaaaaaaaaaaaaaaaaaaaaaaaactgcaactcatcttccccaattcgttgcaggtttcaaaacaaTAAGGGGTTTTTTTTGGCTCGTCGATAGCTTCTCTACTTGAATCACCAATTCGAGCTCCCCTCCCTCCAACGCCACTGGAAATCTGGGAATCGGAGAGGAAATATTGAATGGTTGGGAATAAGGAAACCCTATCGCCAGTCATGGAAAGTTGGTTGCTGGGTTCATCAGAACAGAAACGACACTACAAGGATCCAATCAGCCTCAAAACATTTTCGTCCACTCCCTAGCCCTCTGCCCTTGACTCATTTAAGATTTTGATTCTTTCCAAATGTTCTCCATTCACTTTCAACCCTACCATGAACCAGAACAGAAACGACATTAtatcttttatcaaaaaaaaaaaacccaactctGAAAAACAGAAGCCCTCTTGTGGGATTCGATTTCCCATTGCAAAGCATAAAATGGACGCCATCTTGTCCAATGAGATCAATTAATATGGGCAACTGCTAATAATACCGaaatccctcttctccttcgAGCGGCAACCGATCAA
This window encodes:
- the LOC122650332 gene encoding uncharacterized protein LOC122650332, which gives rise to MKPRTNEIPRGQKLKNFQGEGPNWILIVGGALLSTLSIRFGYKLSQAPDTKRLDNASNGLKGNVKSTDKRRSRACKLHSNVYSFTQNEDGCYNYISGRSSEGTVEAKRPASDPMLKEADLSLSLVTITAPESNRENGLIWASSPDRLEPPPKPFHHSNSSDSPCGSESGSDIFGKREVIHKLCQQLKRRDEMILEMQDQITAFQNSLNVQLTHSANLQSQIDAANQDLFDSEREIQRLRTVIADYCVGEVGPTKKPTVTGDWSAEGRNVHSNGYADGERIEMLKREVGELKEVIEGKEYLLQSYKEHKAELSAKVKELQERLASQVPSIL